TCACGATCACAGGCTTCAGGCCCATCCTGGGTACCTGAGGGCGGCCCCGTGCTCACGTGTCAGTCGAGGCCGGCCAGGAAGTCCAGCATGGCCGGATTGACCACGTCGGGCGCTTCGAGGTTGCTGGTGTGGCCGGCGCCGGGCACGACCACGAAGGTTGACGGTCCTGAGAGCGATTCCGATACGAGGCGCCCCCGCTCCAGTGGGATGGCCATGTCGGCGTCGCCGTGGAAGACGATGCTCGGACAGGTGATCTCCCCGAGGCGGTCGACGATCGAGTCCCGCTCGAAGAGGCAGTTCTTGGCCCCCACCCAGGCGGCGATCGGTTTGGAGGTCCACTTGCCCCGCCAGTAGCGGGCGTCGTCGTAGCCGGGGGCGAACAGGGTCATCTCGAGGGCGTCACCGATCTCGCCGGTCAGGCCCATGGCGCTTGCGGCGTCGAACAGTCCCTGGTACTGCACCCGGTCCTCGTCGGAGAGGGTCTCGGCCTCGGTGTCGACTAGGACCATGGCCCGGACCCGCTCGGGGGCGGTGAGGGCGGCCCGCAGCGTCAGGAAGCCGCCCTGGGACATGCCGCCGAGCACCGCCCGGTTGATGC
The window above is part of the Acidimicrobiales bacterium genome. Proteins encoded here:
- a CDS encoding alpha/beta hydrolase, which gives rise to MPFADVNGQTIHYLDTGGDGPAILLSHGFTMGHEMWVHQVGPLSGAGWRVVTYDERGWGQTAHTEPFDYWDLAGDVLGLMDHLGINRAVLGGMSQGGFLTLRAALTAPERVRAMVLVDTEAETLSDEDRVQYQGLFDAASAMGLTGEIGDALEMTLFAPGYDDARYWRGKWTSKPIAAWVGAKNCLFERDSIVDRLGEITCPSIVFHGDADMAIPLERGRLVSESLSGPSTFVVVPGAGHTSNLEAPDVVNPAMLDFLAGLD